A region of Myxococcus stipitatus DSM 14675 DNA encodes the following proteins:
- a CDS encoding agmatine deiminase family protein, translating into MRGRHMLGAGVVVMLVLAAGCSSQPSSPQREEQEVAAMYTLPDPLGPHEGTWLAWPHHYEYGKDYRDGLDPTWVAMTRALVDSENVHVLAYNEQEVSRIRALLTEQGVPLDRVDFTVHAFEDVWIRDFGPIYVRDSSGALVIEGWGFNGWGEKENFVLSAEVPKAIANKQSLPFVDLQQDIVNEGGSVEIDATGTLMATRSSTLNPNRNPEMTQAQMEGYFRKYLGVTRFIWLDGVAGLDITDMHIDGFAVFAHDNTLVTMSDDDLSEWGVPDQDIDTLHAAKNAEGQPYTLVTLPLTAKNVTTTWGKQLGYKGSYANYYVANSVVLVPNYADANDSAANAIIQKLFPEKKVVGIDVRNLYAEGGMVHCVTQQQPR; encoded by the coding sequence ATGCGTGGACGACACATGCTGGGGGCAGGGGTTGTCGTGATGCTGGTCCTGGCCGCGGGATGCAGCAGCCAGCCATCGAGCCCCCAGAGGGAAGAGCAAGAGGTCGCCGCGATGTACACGCTGCCGGACCCACTGGGCCCACACGAGGGCACCTGGCTTGCCTGGCCCCACCATTACGAGTACGGAAAAGACTATCGGGATGGACTCGACCCGACGTGGGTGGCCATGACGCGGGCCCTCGTGGACAGTGAGAACGTCCACGTGCTCGCCTACAACGAGCAGGAAGTGAGCCGCATCCGTGCGCTCCTGACCGAACAAGGGGTGCCCCTCGACCGGGTCGACTTCACGGTCCACGCCTTCGAGGATGTGTGGATTCGGGACTTCGGCCCCATCTACGTGCGGGACTCCTCCGGCGCGCTGGTCATCGAGGGTTGGGGCTTCAATGGCTGGGGCGAGAAGGAGAACTTCGTCCTCAGCGCCGAGGTCCCCAAGGCGATTGCCAACAAGCAGTCGCTGCCCTTCGTCGACTTGCAGCAAGACATCGTCAACGAGGGCGGGTCCGTCGAGATTGACGCGACGGGCACCCTCATGGCGACCCGGAGCTCGACGCTGAATCCGAACCGGAACCCGGAGATGACGCAGGCGCAGATGGAGGGCTACTTCCGGAAGTACCTCGGCGTGACTCGCTTCATCTGGCTGGACGGCGTCGCCGGCCTGGACATCACGGACATGCACATCGACGGGTTCGCCGTCTTCGCCCACGACAACACCCTCGTCACGATGAGCGACGACGACCTCTCCGAGTGGGGCGTGCCGGACCAGGACATCGACACCCTCCATGCCGCGAAGAACGCCGAGGGCCAGCCGTACACGCTCGTGACGCTGCCGCTCACCGCGAAGAACGTGACGACGACGTGGGGGAAGCAGCTCGGGTACAAGGGCTCCTACGCGAACTACTACGTCGCCAACTCCGTGGTGCTGGTGCCGAACTACGCCGACGCGAATGACAGCGCCGCCAACGCCATCATCCAGAAGCTGTTCCCCGAGAAGAAGGTCGTCGGCATCGACGTCCGGAACCTCTATGCCGAGGGCGGCATGGTGCACTGCGTGACGCAGCAGCAGCCTCGGTAG
- a CDS encoding endo-1,C4-beta-glucanase translates to MLLSCLAVMAMSGVAAADVVILNPGEFKGQVSFGSQTLSKFYLLLFSSTGQMSFKEFTSSPYSMTVESGQSYQHTMRATLAQSGGAQSYLEVERYSLFPVDNQVGPTTVDYVYPSMANINASVTVTGGTLSSIEVTATASTPTESLKAWATRYPSPTPATTASATMSMVALGQVTVTGKASVVTANGTVVQRALAAQVVNLLTGPANVSWTENLPVPGHLVGTVSIAPTAPVSFHQVCFRGVAGTATALVLGERQVSAGGTYDLELMPGQYDVYARTAIQSEGQYSETKAYRVTITSGATLTQNFAEAVGTAQAPLLVTGMYSNADLADAELLLKRQDSAFVTEALDGTLTNGRFDFTLPQGTWRKGKVWLNFDNQTNPAAPPYATVVRVYEAGGTPPLSVPANSTVSFGTETLKLVKTTLYFDVREANPTDPEIPLQGAFATLRRTHFDGTPGRYWESEATAAGGDVSRTLAPVTVISEPGTYTLTAGATINGSYSEFRGGTMTVAEPTTTPAGSNVSITPIDKQDLKVEVTFPTVTTGGLTTVAELPMGPETPHGLKSFCTDGASAEGVDCSPLFYDIDTTAQFTEATVCVRRKFLGANALSFFLRLYHFNKNTPPNGAWEELPAPVGKPQAFDCSEDPTECGCVDEVACGIDNTVDPPVSVIQVCGVTTSFSPFAILEKGLVFTNTVGGVEYQGPTGPLAPRTWTVPKTGEYRITATGASGASAVAGLAGGCGAKVSGVFTLQENDTLQLLVGQKGTATTYSAGGGGGSFVVKSGSPLLIAGGGGGLRAGALVPGRSGSVSTSGSAGSTHASYLSGFIAGGTAGLGGARGAAYGSGGGGWSGNGASDGTYGEGGFAFLSGGKGGAGKACGGLAHGGYGGGGAGNGCYGGGGGGGYSGGGGGRVGGGGGSWNVGTRPESSEGACTQSGHGVITIEAAHR, encoded by the coding sequence ATGCTGTTGTCATGCCTTGCCGTGATGGCCATGTCGGGGGTGGCCGCGGCGGATGTGGTGATTCTCAACCCAGGGGAGTTCAAGGGTCAGGTCTCGTTCGGTTCGCAGACCCTCAGCAAGTTCTACTTGCTGCTCTTCTCCTCGACCGGGCAGATGTCGTTCAAGGAGTTCACGTCCAGCCCCTACTCCATGACAGTGGAGAGCGGTCAGTCCTATCAGCACACGATGCGAGCCACGCTGGCGCAGTCGGGCGGCGCGCAGTCGTACCTCGAGGTGGAGCGGTACAGCCTCTTCCCGGTCGACAACCAGGTGGGCCCGACCACGGTGGACTACGTCTACCCGTCCATGGCCAACATCAACGCCTCCGTCACCGTGACGGGCGGCACGCTCTCGAGTATCGAAGTCACCGCGACCGCGAGCACGCCGACCGAGAGCTTGAAGGCGTGGGCGACCCGGTACCCGAGCCCCACGCCGGCCACCACGGCTTCGGCCACGATGTCGATGGTGGCCCTGGGCCAGGTCACCGTGACGGGCAAGGCCTCCGTGGTCACCGCCAATGGCACCGTGGTGCAGCGGGCGCTGGCCGCGCAGGTCGTCAACCTGCTCACGGGGCCGGCGAACGTGAGCTGGACGGAGAACCTCCCGGTCCCCGGGCACCTCGTCGGGACCGTGAGCATCGCGCCCACCGCTCCCGTCAGCTTCCACCAGGTCTGCTTCCGGGGCGTCGCTGGCACGGCGACGGCGCTCGTCCTCGGCGAGCGGCAGGTGTCCGCTGGCGGCACCTACGACCTCGAGCTGATGCCGGGGCAGTACGACGTCTATGCGCGCACCGCCATCCAATCCGAGGGCCAGTACTCGGAGACGAAGGCCTATCGCGTCACCATCACCTCCGGGGCAACGCTCACCCAGAACTTCGCGGAGGCCGTGGGCACCGCGCAGGCCCCCTTGCTCGTGACGGGCATGTACTCCAATGCGGACCTCGCGGACGCGGAGCTGCTCCTCAAGCGGCAGGACTCCGCTTTCGTGACGGAGGCCCTCGACGGAACCCTGACGAACGGCCGGTTCGACTTCACGCTCCCTCAGGGGACCTGGAGGAAGGGCAAGGTCTGGCTGAACTTCGACAACCAAACCAACCCCGCGGCGCCGCCCTACGCGACCGTGGTCCGCGTGTACGAGGCGGGCGGCACTCCTCCGCTCTCGGTGCCCGCGAACAGCACCGTGAGCTTTGGCACGGAGACGCTGAAGCTCGTCAAGACCACGCTCTACTTCGACGTGCGTGAGGCGAACCCCACGGACCCGGAGATTCCCCTCCAGGGGGCTTTCGCCACCTTGCGACGGACTCACTTCGACGGAACCCCCGGGCGGTATTGGGAGTCGGAGGCCACCGCGGCGGGCGGTGATGTCAGCAGGACGCTGGCCCCGGTGACGGTCATCTCGGAGCCGGGGACCTACACCCTGACCGCGGGAGCCACCATCAATGGGTCCTACTCGGAGTTCAGGGGCGGGACCATGACGGTCGCGGAGCCGACGACGACGCCCGCGGGCTCGAACGTGTCCATCACCCCCATCGACAAACAGGACCTCAAGGTGGAGGTGACCTTCCCCACGGTGACGACGGGAGGCCTCACCACGGTGGCCGAGCTGCCGATGGGGCCCGAGACGCCTCATGGGCTGAAGTCGTTCTGCACCGATGGCGCGAGCGCGGAGGGCGTCGACTGTTCTCCGCTCTTCTATGACATCGACACCACCGCGCAGTTCACCGAGGCGACGGTGTGTGTCCGCAGGAAGTTCCTGGGCGCCAACGCGCTGTCGTTCTTCTTGCGGCTCTACCACTTCAACAAGAACACGCCTCCGAATGGCGCGTGGGAGGAGCTGCCCGCCCCCGTGGGGAAGCCGCAGGCGTTCGATTGCAGCGAGGACCCGACGGAGTGTGGCTGCGTCGATGAGGTGGCCTGCGGAATCGACAACACGGTGGACCCGCCGGTGAGTGTCATCCAGGTCTGCGGCGTCACCACCAGCTTCTCGCCCTTCGCCATCCTGGAGAAGGGGCTGGTCTTCACCAACACCGTGGGCGGCGTGGAGTACCAGGGGCCGACGGGGCCGCTGGCGCCGCGGACGTGGACGGTGCCGAAGACGGGCGAGTACCGCATCACGGCCACGGGCGCGAGTGGCGCGAGCGCGGTGGCCGGACTCGCGGGTGGGTGCGGCGCCAAGGTCTCTGGGGTGTTCACGCTCCAGGAGAACGACACGCTGCAGTTGCTCGTGGGCCAGAAGGGGACCGCGACGACGTACAGCGCGGGCGGCGGCGGTGGCTCCTTCGTGGTGAAGAGTGGCAGCCCGCTGCTCATCGCGGGAGGGGGCGGTGGCCTGCGCGCGGGAGCACTGGTTCCGGGGCGCAGTGGGAGTGTGAGCACGTCGGGCTCGGCGGGTTCGACGCATGCCAGCTACCTGTCCGGGTTCATCGCGGGCGGGACGGCGGGCTTGGGTGGCGCGCGCGGCGCGGCGTATGGCTCGGGAGGGGGTGGCTGGTCCGGCAATGGTGCTTCGGATGGGACCTACGGCGAGGGCGGCTTCGCCTTCCTGTCGGGAGGAAAGGGTGGCGCTGGAAAGGCGTGCGGCGGTCTGGCGCATGGCGGCTACGGCGGTGGCGGCGCGGGGAATGGCTGCTACGGCGGTGGTGGCGGCGGGGGGTACTCGGGCGGCGGTGGCGGCCGGGTCGGCGGAGGCGGTGGCTCGTGGAATGTCGGCACGCGGCCTGAGTCCTCCGAAGGCGCGTGTACGCAGAGCGGACACGGGGTCATCACCATCGAAGCCGCGCATCGGTGA
- a CDS encoding SIR2 family NAD-dependent protein deacylase, translating to MMDSLTGDDELRRLRDRLGATDWRNIVVLTGAGISVASGLPTYRGPGGLWTRPEAEEVPDAAMMERDPSRVWSLFGPLRGPLQAATPNAAHVALAQWQARLPPGRSFTLVTQNVDGLHTRAGSREVVELHGSLLHTRCVNPDCGTTPFEDLQEHIQAPVCVRCGQPLRPDVTLFNEPLPVDAEWAAKRALRECDLFLAVGTSGTVAPASSFVRGAKYAGAWTLLLNLTPMQPRHPDFDQEVLGRAEELLPFLLNS from the coding sequence ATGATGGATTCCCTGACGGGTGACGACGAGCTGCGGCGGCTGCGTGACAGGCTCGGAGCCACCGATTGGCGGAACATCGTGGTCCTCACGGGCGCGGGCATCTCCGTCGCGTCGGGGCTTCCGACCTACCGAGGCCCGGGGGGACTGTGGACCCGTCCGGAGGCGGAGGAGGTCCCCGACGCGGCCATGATGGAGAGAGACCCATCACGGGTGTGGAGCCTGTTCGGTCCACTGCGCGGTCCCCTCCAAGCCGCGACGCCCAATGCGGCACATGTCGCGCTGGCGCAGTGGCAGGCACGGCTGCCTCCGGGGCGGTCCTTCACGCTGGTGACGCAGAACGTGGATGGACTGCACACGCGCGCAGGCAGCCGGGAGGTCGTCGAGCTTCATGGCTCGCTGCTGCACACCCGCTGCGTCAATCCCGATTGTGGGACGACTCCCTTTGAAGACCTCCAGGAGCACATCCAGGCGCCTGTGTGTGTTCGATGCGGACAGCCGCTTCGGCCGGACGTCACCCTCTTCAACGAGCCACTCCCGGTGGACGCGGAGTGGGCCGCGAAGCGCGCGCTTCGAGAGTGCGACCTCTTCCTCGCGGTGGGCACGTCGGGGACGGTGGCGCCCGCGTCCAGCTTCGTCCGCGGCGCGAAGTACGCGGGGGCGTGGACGCTGCTGCTCAACCTCACGCCCATGCAGCCTCGGCATCCCGACTTCGACCAGGAGGTCTTGGGGCGCGCCGAGGAACTCCTGCCATTCTTGTTAAACAGCTAG
- a CDS encoding pyridoxamine 5'-phosphate oxidase family protein — protein MGSRPLGVMLKSLDALDSHCVQLLACSSFAVLGYVDVDGLARMTAAGGPLGFARVVDATHLELRLPEPIALNPTVGCGLLFFIPGLGETLRVNGHATLDGHTLRVTVEEAFVHCAKAIIRSGLWKPPVASASAEAGAWSGDAEVQRWLSRTPFVVVASWDSQGNADVSPKGDPGGFLRLAGTRVAVPDRPGNRRTDTFHNVLEQPRVALLGLIPGEVGLVEVSGVGSLSTEGALLESMAVEGKVPKMALLLESHAARLQSGQAIVDAGLWEASRHVPASQLPKMADVFIDHVRRSPQKGVAVATLRALASKRMMSWALEHDYKKNLY, from the coding sequence GTGGGCTCACGTCCCCTGGGCGTGATGCTGAAGTCGTTGGATGCGTTGGACTCGCACTGCGTCCAGTTGTTGGCGTGCTCGTCGTTCGCGGTGCTGGGCTACGTCGATGTGGACGGGCTGGCGCGGATGACGGCGGCGGGCGGTCCGCTGGGCTTCGCGCGGGTCGTGGACGCGACGCACCTGGAGCTCCGGCTCCCCGAGCCCATCGCGCTCAACCCCACCGTGGGCTGCGGCCTGCTGTTCTTCATCCCGGGGCTGGGTGAGACGCTGCGGGTGAACGGGCACGCGACGTTGGATGGGCACACGCTGCGGGTGACGGTGGAGGAGGCGTTCGTGCACTGCGCGAAGGCCATCATCCGCTCGGGCCTGTGGAAGCCGCCGGTGGCTTCGGCCTCGGCGGAGGCGGGGGCCTGGAGCGGGGACGCGGAGGTCCAGCGGTGGTTGTCGCGGACGCCGTTCGTGGTGGTCGCGTCCTGGGACTCTCAAGGGAACGCGGACGTGAGTCCGAAGGGAGACCCGGGTGGGTTCCTGCGGCTCGCGGGGACGCGGGTCGCGGTGCCGGACCGTCCGGGGAATCGGCGGACGGACACGTTCCACAATGTCCTCGAGCAGCCTCGGGTGGCGCTGCTGGGGCTCATCCCGGGCGAGGTGGGGCTCGTGGAGGTCTCCGGTGTCGGGTCGCTCTCCACGGAGGGCGCACTGCTGGAGTCGATGGCGGTGGAGGGGAAGGTGCCGAAGATGGCGCTGCTGCTGGAGTCTCATGCGGCGCGACTCCAGTCCGGGCAGGCCATCGTGGACGCGGGGTTGTGGGAGGCGTCCAGGCACGTGCCGGCGAGCCAACTGCCGAAGATGGCGGATGTGTTCATCGACCACGTGCGGCGCAGTCCGCAGAAGGGCGTGGCCGTGGCGACCCTGCGAGCCCTGGCCTCCAAGCGCATGATGAGCTGGGCGCTGGAGCACGACTACAAGAAGAACCTCTATTGA
- a CDS encoding response regulator transcription factor, with protein MASVPYILLVEDDERLARLVSSFLEGQGFRVRTVGNGPDALSSLQSEAPDCLVLDILLPGMDGIEVCRRARASYSGWILMLTALDEDIHEVVALDTGADDYVTKPVRPQVLLSRLRALFRRTSRDTRKSTQDARWIPSVGLRIDGVLRTVNLAESPVHLTDAEFDLLWLLANRAPEVLSRDDLLSSLRGIEHDGLDRSIDMRISKLRRKLGDEHPPHRIIKTVRGRGYFCTPE; from the coding sequence ATGGCGTCTGTTCCGTACATCCTCCTGGTGGAAGACGATGAGCGGCTGGCCCGGCTGGTCAGCTCCTTCCTGGAGGGGCAGGGCTTCCGCGTGCGGACCGTGGGCAATGGCCCGGACGCGCTCTCCTCCCTCCAGAGTGAGGCACCGGACTGCCTCGTCCTCGACATCCTCCTGCCAGGGATGGATGGCATCGAGGTGTGCCGCAGAGCGCGAGCCAGTTACTCCGGATGGATTCTCATGCTCACCGCGCTGGATGAGGACATCCACGAGGTGGTGGCGCTCGACACCGGCGCGGATGACTACGTCACCAAACCGGTGCGCCCCCAGGTGCTGCTGTCCCGGCTGCGAGCCCTCTTCCGGCGCACCTCGCGAGACACTCGGAAGTCCACGCAGGACGCCCGGTGGATTCCCTCCGTGGGGCTGCGCATCGACGGCGTCCTCCGCACCGTCAACCTCGCGGAGTCCCCCGTGCACCTCACGGATGCCGAGTTCGACCTGCTGTGGTTGCTCGCCAACCGTGCGCCCGAGGTGCTCAGCCGGGATGACCTGCTCTCCTCGCTGCGCGGCATCGAGCATGATGGCCTGGACCGCTCCATCGACATGCGCATCTCCAAGCTGCGTCGGAAGCTGGGCGACGAGCACCCACCGCATCGAATCATCAAGACGGTGCGGGGCCGGGGCTACTTCTGTACGCCGGAGTAG
- a CDS encoding serine hydrolase domain-containing protein, whose amino-acid sequence MKTHPLVPRRCLLMLLLACTVTSACDDDPPARTPDYAELKKHVERELLLSMKQDEVRGVSLALVEGDEVVWSQGFGLADAEAGLPATAQTVYGLGSVAKVFTASAVMRLVEEKRATLDQPIEEVIPGFSMEARFPSAPITLRTLLMHHAGIPEQVGGAYSPRAHTLEERVASLRGVHRVWPVGSIHAYSNTGFVIAGRAVETASGSDFDTFLRQHVFAPLRMEHSAFRVTPDIGPRLAKGYGAMPLELMPPHWLRSEGPAGGMYSSAEDLGRFVRMLLNEGEQVLRPESLQELWREQNAGHPLDVGTRSGITWYLHDLPLEGGGTVRMVEHDGSDFQFNAIIALIPEHRLGVVVLSNTSSAGSLVNSLARDVLARALKVKTGKAVAAVSGLPTVQPEAPSPEVLGQWEGLYATDVGPMVIQAQGDTLKGLAGDTVLDLVPHQRGFFRAMLGDSPLWLSFQKSGSEALLLGHSARQGVGLLGTRIDPAPMPESWRARLGPYAVAPGAARELLDQAVLSEVGGLLVLTYTGPLYGGAPVTVVLDPMTGDLAAVAGRGRHRGDVVRFEQTSEGAWLHLKGVRLARVPTASAGHDL is encoded by the coding sequence ATGAAGACCCATCCCCTTGTTCCACGCCGCTGCCTCCTGATGCTGCTGCTGGCCTGCACCGTCACCTCCGCCTGCGATGACGACCCTCCCGCGCGCACCCCGGACTACGCCGAGCTGAAGAAGCACGTCGAGAGGGAGCTCCTCCTCTCCATGAAGCAGGACGAGGTGAGGGGCGTGAGCCTCGCCCTGGTGGAGGGTGACGAGGTGGTCTGGTCCCAGGGCTTCGGCCTGGCTGACGCGGAGGCCGGCCTCCCGGCCACGGCCCAGACAGTCTATGGCCTGGGCTCGGTGGCCAAGGTGTTCACCGCGTCCGCCGTGATGCGACTCGTGGAGGAGAAGCGAGCGACGCTCGACCAGCCCATCGAGGAGGTCATCCCGGGCTTCAGCATGGAGGCCCGTTTCCCCAGCGCCCCCATCACCCTGCGCACGCTCCTCATGCACCACGCGGGCATCCCCGAGCAGGTGGGGGGCGCGTACTCGCCGCGAGCCCACACCCTCGAGGAGCGCGTGGCCTCGCTTCGCGGCGTACACCGCGTCTGGCCCGTGGGCTCCATCCACGCCTACAGCAACACGGGCTTCGTCATCGCCGGTCGCGCGGTGGAGACGGCCTCCGGGAGCGACTTCGACACCTTCCTGCGGCAACACGTCTTCGCCCCGCTTCGCATGGAGCACTCCGCGTTCCGCGTGACGCCAGACATCGGGCCGCGACTGGCCAAGGGCTACGGCGCCATGCCGCTGGAGCTGATGCCGCCGCACTGGCTGCGGAGTGAAGGGCCCGCGGGCGGCATGTACAGCTCCGCCGAGGACCTGGGCCGCTTCGTCCGCATGCTCCTCAACGAGGGCGAGCAGGTCCTTCGCCCCGAGTCCCTCCAGGAGTTGTGGCGCGAGCAGAACGCCGGCCATCCGCTCGACGTGGGGACGCGCAGCGGCATCACCTGGTACCTGCATGACCTGCCGCTGGAGGGCGGCGGCACCGTGCGCATGGTCGAGCACGACGGCAGCGACTTTCAGTTCAACGCCATCATCGCGCTCATCCCCGAACATCGGCTCGGCGTGGTCGTCCTGTCGAACACCTCGAGCGCGGGCAGCCTGGTCAACAGCCTCGCCAGGGACGTGCTCGCGCGGGCCTTGAAGGTGAAGACAGGCAAGGCCGTCGCGGCCGTGTCGGGCCTGCCCACGGTCCAGCCCGAGGCCCCGTCCCCCGAGGTGCTCGGCCAATGGGAGGGGCTCTATGCGACGGACGTGGGCCCCATGGTCATCCAGGCACAAGGCGACACGCTGAAGGGCCTGGCCGGAGACACCGTGCTCGACCTGGTGCCGCACCAGCGCGGGTTCTTCAGGGCCATGCTCGGAGACAGCCCGCTGTGGCTCTCCTTCCAGAAGTCGGGGAGCGAGGCGCTGTTGCTCGGACACTCCGCGCGCCAGGGCGTGGGGCTCCTGGGGACACGCATCGACCCGGCCCCCATGCCCGAGTCCTGGCGCGCGCGGCTGGGGCCCTACGCGGTGGCTCCCGGGGCCGCGCGCGAGCTGCTCGACCAGGCCGTGCTGAGCGAGGTCGGCGGGCTGCTGGTCCTCACGTACACGGGCCCGCTGTACGGCGGTGCCCCGGTGACGGTGGTGCTGGACCCGATGACAGGAGACCTCGCCGCCGTGGCGGGCCGAGGCCGTCACCGGGGAGATGTGGTCCGCTTCGAGCAGACCTCGGAGGGAGCATGGCTCCATCTCAAGGGCGTTCGCCTGGCTCGAGTGCCGACCGCATCCGCGGGCCATGACTTGTGA
- a CDS encoding nuclear transport factor 2 family protein — protein MNAIETLVQRYLATFNETDEARRNTALRELYTEDCTYTDPLVAATGTEAISGFIGGVQKQFPGVVFTLVGPVDAHHDQARFTWHAGMPGGDKPLVIGFDVVVLANGRIRQVFGFLDAVPA, from the coding sequence GTGAATGCCATCGAGACCCTCGTCCAGCGTTACCTCGCCACCTTCAACGAGACGGATGAGGCCCGCCGGAACACGGCCCTCCGCGAGCTGTACACCGAGGACTGCACGTACACCGACCCGCTCGTCGCCGCCACGGGGACGGAGGCCATCAGCGGGTTCATCGGCGGCGTCCAGAAGCAGTTCCCTGGCGTCGTCTTCACGCTCGTCGGTCCCGTGGATGCGCACCATGACCAGGCCCGCTTCACCTGGCACGCGGGCATGCCCGGGGGCGACAAGCCGCTCGTGATTGGCTTCGACGTGGTGGTGCTGGCGAACGGCCGCATTCGCCAGGTGTTCGGCTTCCTCGACGCCGTCCCCGCTTGA
- a CDS encoding ATP-binding protein has product MNRHLRSLRPLGGLFFRMYAGILVAIVLAVALMLELSSRRMPPQSLDAEHAETHADSSGRELEGLTQGLQWLIEKELLAQPQERWADVVAGWRPHFDYPIELRPRSEVLAMNLPARVRERLTGALPSAWLHSSGVAGDRVLLFLPLRGSEQLVVQSLRLGPSPQRVVEFLALETSVLLVVLGLALLALTWPLYRHVTRLAATARAFGQGDFQARAEARAPEPIGHMARTFNDLAERIQRMSQEQQASLQAISHELRTPLSRLHFALYLARETADVESMRTQLVDMEKDVGELEQLTEELLTYTRLHHDAPPLEWERVDLPGMVTELFRQLSVFSPDLRLRLEAEGLVDAEGSARYLRRAIGNLIRNAQRYARSELQVRVSQDAAGFTVSVDDDGPGVPPAERERLFLPFTRLDDSRDRKTGGHGLGLAIVHRVMQAHQGHAQVTQAPLGGARVTLSWPRSPVGAVTNGDNR; this is encoded by the coding sequence ATGAATCGACACCTGCGCTCACTCCGCCCGCTGGGTGGACTCTTCTTCCGGATGTACGCGGGAATCCTCGTCGCCATCGTGCTCGCGGTCGCGCTGATGCTGGAGCTGTCCTCGCGTCGCATGCCTCCCCAGTCGCTCGACGCGGAGCACGCCGAGACCCATGCGGACTCGTCAGGCCGAGAGCTGGAGGGGCTCACGCAAGGGCTGCAGTGGCTCATCGAGAAGGAGCTCCTCGCCCAACCCCAGGAGCGATGGGCGGACGTCGTGGCGGGCTGGCGGCCGCACTTCGACTACCCCATCGAGCTACGCCCTCGAAGCGAGGTGCTGGCCATGAACCTCCCGGCACGGGTTCGCGAGCGGCTGACGGGGGCACTGCCCTCGGCGTGGCTGCACTCCTCCGGGGTCGCGGGGGACCGGGTGCTCCTGTTCCTCCCCCTGCGCGGCTCGGAGCAGCTCGTCGTGCAGTCACTGCGGCTGGGCCCTTCGCCCCAGCGGGTGGTGGAGTTCCTCGCGCTGGAGACGTCCGTGTTGCTCGTCGTGCTCGGGCTGGCGCTGCTCGCGCTCACCTGGCCGCTGTACCGGCACGTCACGCGACTGGCGGCCACAGCGCGCGCCTTCGGTCAGGGGGACTTCCAGGCCCGCGCGGAGGCTCGGGCTCCGGAACCCATCGGCCACATGGCGCGGACGTTCAATGACCTGGCGGAGCGCATCCAGCGCATGAGCCAGGAGCAGCAGGCCAGCTTGCAGGCCATCTCCCACGAGCTGCGCACCCCGCTCTCCCGGCTGCACTTCGCGCTGTACCTGGCCCGTGAGACGGCCGACGTGGAGTCGATGCGCACGCAGCTCGTGGACATGGAGAAGGACGTGGGCGAACTGGAGCAGCTCACCGAGGAGCTGCTCACGTACACCCGCCTGCACCATGATGCTCCGCCGCTGGAGTGGGAGCGCGTGGACCTGCCGGGGATGGTCACCGAGTTGTTCCGTCAGCTCTCCGTGTTCAGCCCGGACCTCCGACTGCGGCTCGAGGCCGAGGGGCTCGTGGACGCGGAGGGGTCGGCGCGCTACTTGCGACGGGCGATTGGCAACCTCATCCGGAATGCTCAGCGGTACGCCCGCTCGGAGCTGCAGGTCCGCGTGAGCCAGGACGCGGCCGGGTTCACGGTCTCCGTGGATGACGACGGGCCCGGAGTTCCTCCCGCTGAACGAGAGCGGCTCTTCCTCCCGTTCACCCGCCTGGACGACAGCCGCGACCGGAAGACAGGCGGCCACGGGCTGGGATTGGCCATCGTCCACCGGGTCATGCAGGCGCACCAGGGACACGCCCAGGTCACGCAGGCGCCACTCGGCGGCGCACGCGTCACGCTGTCCTGGCCCAGGTCTCCGGTGGGCGCGGTGACAAACGGTGACAATCGCTGA